GACATCTCCATCTTGGACATCATGGATGTAGACGGTGAGAAATCCATAGAGGTGAAGGCCACCAATGGAGATACCCATTTGGGCGGAGAAGATTTCGACCAGAGGATAATAGATTACCTGGCCGATGAGTTCAAGAAGGATCAAGGCATAGACCTGCGCAAGGACCGCATGGCATTGCAAAGGCTCAAAGAGGCTGCAGAAAAGGCCAAGATGGAGCTTTCCTCATCCATGGAGACCGAGGTCAACTTGCCTTTTATCACAGCTGATGCCTCGGGTCCCAAGCACCTCAACATGAAACTGACTCGAGCCAAGGTGGAATCTCTTGTGGAAGACTTGATCCTGAAGCTGGAAGGACCCTGCCGTCAGGCTCTCAGAGATGCGGGACTGAAGCCCTCGGATGTAAATGAGGTCATCCTGGTGGGAGGCATGACCAGGATGCCCAGGGTTCAGCAGAAGGTGAAGGAGATCTTTGGGCGTGAGCCCAACAAGAGCGTCAACCCGGATGAGGTGGTGGCTGTGGGGGCAGCCATACAGGCAGGTGTGCTAAAAGGAGAGGTCAAAGATGTGCTCTTGCTGGATGTAACACCCTTGTCTTTGGGCATCGAGACCTTGGGTGGGGTCTTCACAAAGCTCATAGAGCGCAATACCACCATCCCAACACGCAAGAGCCAGATCTTCTCCACAGCAGCCGACAATCAAACCGAGGTCAGCATTCATGTTCTTCAAGGCGAACGAGAGATGGCCGCAGACAACAAGACCCTCGGGAGGTTTAACCTCACCGGCATTCCACCAGCCCCAAGGGGTATACCTCAGATAGAGGTCACCTTCGACATAGACGCCAACGGCATAGTCCATGTGTCTGCCAAGGATCTGGCAACAGGCCGTGAGCAATCTATCAAGATCACCGCTTCCTCGGGATTGAGCGAGGAGGAAATCCAGAGGATGATCAAGGAAAGCGAGATCCACGCAGAGGAGGATCGCCGCAAGAGGCAACTGGTGGAGGCCAGGAACAACGCCGACAACCTGATTTACCAGACAGAGAAGAATCTCAAGGAATATGCTGACAAGATAGAGGCATCAGATCGTCAAGCAATAGAGGGGGCCATCTCCAGACTGAGGCAGGTGATGGATGGAACAGATCTCGAGGCCATTCGTAGGGCCTCGGAGGAACTGCAGAGCGCCTCTCACAGGTT
The sequence above is drawn from the bacterium genome and encodes:
- the dnaK gene encoding molecular chaperone DnaK, with product MMKRAIGIDLGTTNSCVAIMEGGEPKVIPNSEGGRTTPSVVAFTESGERLVGQIAKRQAITNPENTLYAVKRLIGRRYSDPEVQRDIKILPYKIVQAPNGDAHIQVRGKTYSPPEISAMVLQKMKQTAEDYLGEKVTEAVITVPAYFNDSQRQATKDAGRIAGLNVLRIINEPTAASLAYGMDKHKDQKIAVFDLGGGTYDISILDIMDVDGEKSIEVKATNGDTHLGGEDFDQRIIDYLADEFKKDQGIDLRKDRMALQRLKEAAEKAKMELSSSMETEVNLPFITADASGPKHLNMKLTRAKVESLVEDLILKLEGPCRQALRDAGLKPSDVNEVILVGGMTRMPRVQQKVKEIFGREPNKSVNPDEVVAVGAAIQAGVLKGEVKDVLLLDVTPLSLGIETLGGVFTKLIERNTTIPTRKSQIFSTAADNQTEVSIHVLQGEREMAADNKTLGRFNLTGIPPAPRGIPQIEVTFDIDANGIVHVSAKDLATGREQSIKITASSGLSEEEIQRMIKESEIHAEEDRRKRQLVEARNNADNLIYQTEKNLKEYADKIEASDRQAIEGAISRLRQVMDGTDLEAIRRASEELQSASHRLAEAMYAKASQQAQAAGGSQAGAAGAEAGRSRGGEDVVDADFEEVK